The nucleotide window ttttaattgccaaaatattttgaaagttgtatcttatgaataaaaaaagtaaattatattttaataacgttaaattttgttaaaatagaatgaaaaactattatcataaagaaataaagaattttgatgaaatttaaaaatcttcgaatcaataacaattattagtaatatttcaaaaacctataaaatattattgctgtagaatctcaaaaaaattaaagttctcaaacatttatttgccaataaccatccttaaatcttgtgctcattcaaaaaaataatattctttacataattggaaacaaattttgttttttgactaggagacccaagtttaaattataccactaaaatattttaatatttaattgtttagaattatatatattatatattcgaGAGTAGACAATGCATAGGATGACACTAAATTGATCGCAAGaatttttttggaaaacacaatataactagtatagtataaaaagaacttttcaaaaatttatgaaaatgtttaagcccgcattgcgggcaaaacacctagttagtttaatatacaaaaaaaaatgggatACCATAGAATGGGGGAAAATAGTAATGAtggggaaaaaaaaagagaagaaataaGGTATGTAGTGCAAATAGAGTAGATTTGGTGTGTAGGAAGTACAAATTCTCTTGTAattatctaaaatctatttGGATCAGAATAGATTTAGAGTTCATATATTCTTAGATATGatagcaaaataaaaaatgaaattggGTATTTGAGTTGCTtgtttagattttaaatattaatttttatattaagttAGATATTCGAATTTGACTTTTTCgagatttttaattttcattcgAATTTGGAATGGTATTAGCACCCATAACATAACCTGAAAATACCCCAGCCATCCATCCGGATatttggatcgggttcggatatttagttCAAGTTCGGATCTCAGGTTCAGTTGACCTCCAATGCAAGTTCAAACAAAGGAAATATCATATTGATTCTGCAGGAGAAATCCAAATGATTTATGCCAAAACAGAGTCAACTAAGCCTACAACGTATCCTTTGAGTCATCCCACTAAAAACAATGTCTGATATTTCCACCCTCTTGAGATCCAAATCCAACAAAAACTTGTTCACATCGTAAGTTCTACCCAAAATGTGAGAATTGTTTGCTGATCAGGTATTGCGCTCGCACCCCTGCAACAGTAGAAATGAGGCACCTTAACTCGCCCAAAACTCCTGAAAACACACAACATTTTATTCAACATAAGCTGGTGACGCTAACAACATTCTGCTAAAAAACGTTATAGAGAATCATATAACCGGACGATAACAAGTGGTTTCAATAAGCATTTTCAGGTTAAAGTCATATCTAATACAAAAAATTTACCAATGGATAGATTCAAAACAAtgaaaacaatcatcacctgaAACCAATGATCATTGGAGTATGCTTTACTCTCCCTCTCTTTGTGTATAGAAACCTGCATGATTTGGGAAAGCAAAGCTATGTTTTAACATTATCACTCTCTAGAAGAACAAGCATACTTTAGTCTCTTAACCCATTTTCTAAGATTCAATGGCTTACCAAAATCAATGATTTTTTTGTTAGCCTAAACGAATACTAAACAGATTTTAACAAATAAAGCCAAGGGAGATAGAATAATTACCAAGAAAACAGAACGAAACTAAATGTGTGAGAAAATCCGAAAAGACACACTCTTATAGAAGAGACAAATCTTGAGACACCATCTCCATAATGGGCTGAGTCCCACCTCCAGAAGCCTCAAGAGCCTCCACAGCTTCCATACTATAAGACCGGCAACTAAAATAGAAAACAGCACTCATCATCGTATCAATAAGCACCACAAACGAATACATCACCACAAGCAGCGGACCTTCCCAAATCCTCGAAGACCCATCTCCGTAGCTCAAAATCTTCACCCTATGCTCAAACAGCCCCTCCACAAACGTCAACCCTATCGTCGACCCCAAAAAAATCAACAACCCCACTTGCGTCTGCCCTTTTATCAAATCATTCGCTCTCACCAACGCCCTTGGACCGGATACATCTTCCAAAATTGAAATCACAATCGTGGTATTGCAGATTATAATCACATTCGCGAACACCACAGAGAACCCCAAACCGATTAATATAGCTCCGTATGCGTTAAAATCAGGAGAGAAGCCGAGAACGAAGAAGGAGCTGCAAACAGCAACGAGGAAGACGCAGAAGGAAGTGAGACAGACGACGATCACGACGCAAACCCAAAGGTAAGTGAAGACGAGACGTTTCCAGAGTCTCTGCATGATCACAACGAACTTAGTCGCCACGACTTTCCTCCTGGAGTAAGTGCAATCGACGGAGTAGACGACGGCGGCTCTGGATAGAAGCGAGAGAGTGACGAAGAGAGGGAAGCAGGCGGCGGAGGAGACGGCGGTTTCGGAGAATTTCTGGCACGAGTTTCGAACGAAGGGAAGTAACGGTAAGCCGCTGGATTTggcgaggaggaggaggcggaTGGTGAGGGAATTGACGACTGATTGATCGACGAGGAGGTTGGGGAGGAGGATGGCGGAGACGGGGCAGATCAGGAGGAGTAAGGTTAGCGTGAACGCGGCGAGGTTGTAGCGGAGGATCCGTACGGTTTCTCGTAGAATCTCGAGCGCGTTCATCGAGTGGAATTGATGATCATCGGACGGTGAGGGTTCGTGATTCGTGCGGGAGAATCCTCCAGTGTCcatggtttgtttgtttgtttgatgtttttggaGCTTAACCCAGATTATGGGGGATTAGCTTTCGTAATCATAAACAAACACGGAATGAAAACGCTGCGTTTTACATGAAACCGTCGTCacggaaggaaggaaggaatgAGAGAAATTTGGAATCTCCTCCTCTCAGAGTGTGCAGGCAGAAACAGGATTCACGCGTAAAGAGCTTCGAAAAATGCTTTGTTGCCGTCGTAACCCgtgaaggaaggaaggaaggaaggaagcaAAATCATAACCATTCTTTTCGCCAACTAAGCGTGCCACGTGTGTAAAATGTAGTTCTTTTGCCAGGTAAGCATGACACGTGTTGCTTTGTAAGCTCCACTGTGGGGCCCATGTCATATTGCCAACTGGCATCACAAGTTGCATTACCGTAGCTAAAgtttacaagtttttttttacaaaacctTTTAAATtggttgaagaagaagacaattCAGTATTTAATCTACATTATAATTACCTTTGAGGTCCTCTACATTAAGAACAGCCTATGATTCTCACTCTCTTTGGAAAACTAATCAGTAGTTCGGATTGGATTGCTCATCAGGTATTTGCTCGCTCACCATATGCAACAGTAGAAATGCGGTAGCTTAACCCGCCCACAACTCCTGAAACACACAACATTGTATGCACATTAGCTGGTGGTACCAAGAACATTATGCCAAAGAATGATATAATGACACATTGTTTCAAGAATCAGTCTCAAGTTATTAcagagaaacaaagacaacaagCTTTCCCATCATAATTTATTCATGTTTTCAGTGAGAGTTAACTTACCTGCAGTTTCCGACAGAGGATATAAAGAAACAAAGCattgaatttgaaagaatataaGTTTGTTCTTCAGAAGCATTTGTTGCTAAAGATTGAAGAAGGattaacataaataattttaaagaatataagtTTGTTATTTTCATGGAAGATTGAAGAAGGattaacataaataattttattttcctccTCTTCCCCACTATAAGCTGGAACGTTCCTTCGCATCTTTTAGTAGTCCAATAATCATACAAAACCTTTTCAGGAAACTTGTGTCCAATATGAACTCAGCGTGTGGAGTTCTTGGTGAATGTAGTAAATAAAGATT belongs to Brassica rapa cultivar Chiifu-401-42 chromosome A07, CAAS_Brap_v3.01, whole genome shotgun sequence and includes:
- the LOC103831343 gene encoding uncharacterized protein LOC103831343, whose amino-acid sequence is MDTGGFSRTNHEPSPSDDHQFHSMNALEILRETVRILRYNLAAFTLTLLLLICPVSAILLPNLLVDQSVVNSLTIRLLLLAKSSGLPLLPFVRNSCQKFSETAVSSAACFPLFVTLSLLSRAAVVYSVDCTYSRRKVVATKFVVIMQRLWKRLVFTYLWVCVVIVVCLTSFCVFLVAVCSSFFVLGFSPDFNAYGAILIGLGFSVVFANVIIICNTTIVISILEDVSGPRALVRANDLIKGQTQVGLLIFLGSTIGLTFVEGLFEHRVKILSYGDGSSRIWEGPLLVVMYSFVVLIDTMMSAVFYFSCRSYSMEAVEALEASGGGTQPIMEMVSQDLSLL